The genomic region tTGTATGATAGGGCTGTGCAcaaaacttggatccaagatgagtgtGCAGTGCGGAATGtaaacatcatgtgaaggactgtgccctggccacgggcgggagcactaacacgggggtgcaggataatgagctctACATGCCTCTACatataaccataaccaatgcAACCATTAACATCATACAGCACCCGAAACTGGCCTCCACAGTGTTATACAACAGTATGcatataataaaatgaaatgcaagcatgacatggcatttaaaataATACGCCCGTTTCAAAACAGTTGCTGGGAAAATGTAAAGaatatatacatgtgtgtgtgtgtgtgtgtgtctgtgtgtgtatatatatatatatagaaaaccaaaagcccactcacttggagtccgcgctacaactccctagcacaaacATCGAGGCGCCACGAAAgatcggcgcctagaacaattatcaaaccaCATCTCAGAatccttatcaatagaacacgtaacttacataaaacacatcctcaaggacattctaaaatgatttgagacccattgaccaaaagtcaactgtTGGTCAAAGATCAAtggtagggtctacaaccctacgtaacttgATCTGGAAGATCCGCACCTCAGATTTccgatccgtaacttccaaatatccacattatgcttctaaaacatcatactaaaaagtttcattacgatcctgGGTTGGATCTCATGCTATGAGggttgcaaaaatatcgagataaaaaccattgttttgaaagtacctgattgcgtgatgatatggatgaactggtttgatgcagaataattatgaacttcaggttcacaTATTCCTAcaggcaaacacaaatatatatgcaaacaaatatgcaacaagaatatgcaaaaatataaaatttaggtttacaattataattgaattataattatttggacttcgggccaaattaaagtgtgggtgaaaaaaatataaaacccattggACCTAAAGTAATTAGGCGAATAAAACTCgggcccaaaagaaaaataagctCACAGGTGGCTTAAAAAATTGGTCTCTACTACCTAGGCCCAAAAATTGGGCTAGTAGTCTCGGGTGTAGGCTGCAGGCCTACGGGGAGAACATGGCAAGGGGTTGGGTTGCTGCAGGCAAGCCCCAAGGTTTgtgaaaaaaacattttcatacGGGTCGCTTCAAGGGagcccaaaaaaaatatttgttcgtttgtttgtttttttttttttttccctttttttttccgtaCGGGCTGAGTAGATCAAATGCAACAGCAAGTccaatgggtgatgtgtgatgCAGGCCGAGGAATTGAAGCCTACTAGGGCTTGGGTCGAACAGAACCAGGACACCTCAGCGGCGTTGGGTGTTAGAATTAAACCGGGAGGGGGCGTTGGGGTCGCTTCAGGCGACTATCCTCAAGATCTATGGCATAACAAATCATGGGGGTCTAATTGGGGACACAAATATGAACGGAGATTGGAGAAATCTCGACGTGTTATCAAAACCCTAGAAAACGAATCGAGATTTCAGAGAAATTTCGATGAGATTCAAGAGAATCTTTGGCCATAGGACACTGTGGACGATATGCAGGTCGTCAAGGAGGCTAGGCATAGTGATTGAGTGGTGGTGACACCTGCTGGGTGTTAGGGTTAAGGTTTTGGGCTTGGAGTAGAAGCTTTAGCAATGTTCTTAGGCTTGGGGGCCCATCGACAGGGATGGGTGATGGCACGAGTTCGAATGAACCCTAGGTTTccgatttgtttttttttgtttttgtttttgtttttcaattcaattcaattatatgcatatgtaatTCAAATCAACgtaaattcaattcaatttaatAATATGCATatgcaaaaatattttattcaattcatgccaaatatcaaattcacataattcaacaattatgattatgaagcatacacaatttatgtagaatttaaaatttgtaaaacatAAAGTTGGGTAATGCATCATGGTGAATGTACATGCTATCCGGGTTGCAAAAATATCGAAATTAAAATCGTTGTTTTGAAAGTacttgattgcgtgatgatatggatgaactggtttgattcaaaaaaaattctctAACGTCAGATTCCTAAACGCAGCGgtaggagcgtgctgataatatgttgtggtctattttatctgacaaggagAGAGAGGGCCGGCAGCAAGGCGAATAGAGAGATgtatttgtagaattgtaggggaatatGTGTGTTGTTATCTCTCTTACATTGTGCCTTTACTTATAGTAGTAAACGAGAGAAAATATTCCTTCTTATCCAAAGAATACAAGATACAATAGGAAATGATAATAGAATCAAATTTAATATAGAATTTACATAATTATACTTAGACTTGAAATGTTTACCGGAGACAAAAAAAAGCACGTAAGCCAAACTACATCCGGTGACGTCATTTTAATGGATATCTTTTTCGGCCGGTAATTTAACTTGATTCTATATTCCGTTTTCGTCTTCCATCGTACGGTCACGATTTTGTACTGCATTTGCCTTCCGACAATCCTAGGCATAAAACCGAGACCGAAAAGTGTAACCCAACTTCCAGAACATCTTCTGACCAATAGGGACTAGCCACGTGTCAGAAACTTCTGAATATAGCGTCCGCATTGGCGAAACGACACGACTCGAAAAGTCTGTTACCGTGGTCCAAAAGACACTGGATAACTGACACTCTCGTGCCACAGAGTCGCCAGAGTAGACTTAATAGAGACTGCCCCTGCCATTATTACGGGTTCCTGATTTTCTCGCTCTCTCTCCAAACAGAAACCTactttctctcactttctcgCGCGTTTTCTCGGAAAATTTTGAGAATCCCAATCGAAATTCTACAGCCTCTCGAGAGTAGCTCAGCTCTCTCTGTCACTTCAAATTTCAGCTGAAAACCGAAGTATTAGGGTTTGCATTTGGTGATTTTTGGGGATTTGAATTCAGAGTTTGTGAGTTTTGTGGATTATTATGTGTTTGTAGCTGTTATGGATTTGTGATTGTGATTATTTGTTGTGAATTTTGTGTATTTTGGCCTTTTTATGTGTGCTGCAGATccaaaaattagggtttgggaTAAAATGCACACTAGACTCATGGAAAGGACCAACTCTATGAGAGGGAAGAGGCCAATGGAAGGGGGAGAGGAGGAGCAGGCTGAGCGAAAGCGTCCTGCTCTTGCTAGGTAATGGATTTCATCTGGTTTAATTTCTATTGATTATGTTAATTACCTTGGTTGATTTTTTGTTTGCTAATTTGAATAAGTAGACGTGTAATTTGTGAATTGCGAAAAATCCCTTTTGTTTGAGCTGATGTGGCTATACTTGTACTGATGCTCAATTTGAGCAGAGCAATGTGTTTCTTTGACTAGTAAATTTGGAAATGCATttgaaatgactgaaagtgctttttgtgAAACTGTTTTTTTGTTGCAAAAGAACTTTCATCAAAAGCGCTTTGAGTAATTTTAAATCACTTTCAAACACTAGTTGCTGATTAGAAGTGGTTTAAATGCTAAGTAAACCTCACCGGCTTCAATGTAGATAAAGAGTAACATTTGCTTATGACTCAAGCTTACTTAATGACCATAGCacatcaccaccaccaaccaTGTTGTTCTTATCGGATGAGATATTTGAATTGAGAATAATTTATGGTGCATTGTTTTGTATGTCTTTGAGTACGTTGTTACCCTTTTGTGATTGGGGAATAAAAACTTTTGAGTTTCTGTATGGATCGACTTGACACTTGAATGAATTGTTGTGTCCAAAGCTTCAATATATTTTCTATTTGTGCTTAATGTTCCATTGAATATGTTTTTGCAGTGTAATTATAGAAGCTCTCAAGGTGGACAGTCTGCAGAAGCTATGCTCGTCATTGGAACCCATTCTTCGCAGAGTTGTAAGTTGTTCTAATAACTTTCATATGTGACGTGTTTATCCCTCCTTTTTGATAGAATTAGTAGTTACAGTTACTGATAATCCAATGTCTATATTTGGGCTAATAAAGTTGAACAAATCAAAAGATAGTTTAAACCGTACTCTTGTTCCACACAGGTGAGCTTGAAACAATGATTAACATACGCAATGAAGAGTTTGTTATATCTTGATGCTTGTTGAATAGTTGATACTTTTTTGTGCTTTTGTGTTTTGACGTCTGGACTATTTTATCCATTAACTGAGTTGGATAAACATCTAATTTCTTGTTTGTTGAAGGAAATGATAGCCTGGatattgttatttgtttatgTGGATACTACTGATTATTTGTGCTGAAGTTCTTCCCTGAATTCACTTTCTGGGGGTAACTCCGCTAATACCACCCAAATTTTAAAACTATAGATTTAAATGTGAGCGAGAATTTTTCAGGGTATGTaacttagtttttttattttttatattgataTATAGTGGTGGAAGCTAAATTTGTTTGGTGGTTGGTTaagtgttcttgacacttgatGTAGTGATTAATCTTCTGAGCTGAAATTATATTTAGGCCAACGTTGTATGTCATTAAAGTCATTTCATTAAAAAACCTTTAGTTCAAATGACAGCAcctaatttaaatcaaatattaagcTTTATGTTGCGTACTTCAAGTTTGTCTTTGTTTAATGTTGGCACCATGTATAGaacaaagaaaattttggaATATCTGAACTCCTATAGTTTGGGATGATTCTTGTGCTATCTATATGAAGGATAGATTCTTTCTTATGACTGAACTATTTGTCTACCACATGACACGATATACTGAAGTTATGGTAAAAAAACATTTCTTTTGTGATTTTCTGTCTATGATCTTTATCTGTAGCCCTTATTCTTGTTTTTCCCTTTACTCGTTAATAGGTAAGCGAAGAAGTGGAGCGTGCTTTGGCTAAGTTAGGCCCTGCGAGAGTTAATGGAAGGTGAAAAGAAttatttatgatattttttaatgaacGGAATAATTTTCTTTATTGTATATGTTGTGGGTGTATGTCTagtgattctctctctctctctctctctctctctctctctctccctccctcttccaattagaaaccaaatatTTTAAACAGTCCGAAATAATGGGAAGACCTGTAGTCCATCTGATGCCAACCCCACCATATTTAAGAAGCAATGAAACacatcaagaaaagaaaagagcagTCATAAACAGAACTTTTCTTCTAATCACTAAGAAAAATAGGTTTACAGGATTGGTTATCCCTAATTCTTAAAGCATTTATCTATTTTTCTATAGTAGTTCAGTTGTCTACTTAATTGATTGGTTCTTATTTGTATGAATCATGTGTGGAGATTTGAATGACAATCTAATGCCTTCCTTTCGTAGACCCATAAGAGGTATTCTCTGAAGTGTGACCTTGTTCTGTTGAGTTTTGCTTACAGCGGTTGACCAATGATGAAGATGTGTATAAGTCTTAAAATTAGTTTACTTGCTACATATTTGTGGTCATATTTTACGTTTGGGAATTGTTCTGGATAAGATATTTGTTGGGTAGGAATTTGTATGCTTCTGTATGATACACAAAACTGTCACAGAGGTTGAAGGCTTAGATTTACCAAAGATTTCTCATTTTCCATTCCATAAGTATGATGTTCAGAGAACGAGGTTGCTTTTGTTATATGGACTTTTCTAGATTTGTAATCATATATATTAATTCCTGAACAAATATTTATTGGGgaaaaaaataacagaaatgaCAGGTGTTTTTTGTGTAAGATCTTTCGTTTTGATGTCCTCTGATATTAGAACTATAACCACCATGAACTGTCTtagcaaaataaaaatgttCAAACCATGACCAATAGTCAACATGTAGTGGTAAAATGGTTTCTGATATTTTACATTTCAGGTCTTCCCCAAAACGAATTGAAGGTCCAAATGGGCAAAACTTGCAACTAGAGTTTAAGTCCAATTTGGCTCTTCCGATATTCACAGGAGGGAAAGTTGAAGGCGAGCAGGGTGCTGCAATTCATGTTGTTTTGGTTGATACAAACACTGGCCGAGTTGTAACATCTGGACCTGAATCCTCTGTAAAACTAGATATTGTTGTGCTTGAAGGAGATTTCAACAATGAAGACGATGAAGGCTGGACTCAAGAAGAATTTGATACCCATGTAGTGAAAGAGCGTGAAGGAAAGAGACCTCTATTGACTGGGGACCTGCAAGTGACCCTCAAAGAAGGGGTGGGAACTCTAGGGGATCTGACCTTCACAGATAACTCAAGTTGGATACGAAGCAGGAAGTTCAGACTTGGATTGAAAGTAGCTTCGGGATTTTGTGAGGGCATGCGCATACGCGAAGCTAAAACAGAAGCTTTTACTGTTAAAGATCACAGAGGGGAATGTAGGTTCACGCTGCAGACTATATTAGTTTTTTGTCCTAACTGTGCTAGTGCACTGTTGGTGATTTGCTTTTTCCTTTGATCTTGCCAGTGTACAAGAAACACTACCCACCGGCATTAAATGATGAAGTATGGAGATTGGAGAAGATTGGCAAGGATGGGGCATTCCATAAGAGGTTAAACAAAGCAGGAATATTCACAGTTGAAGAGTTTCTTCAGCTTGTGGTCCGAGATTCTCAAAAATTACGGAATGTAAGTGCAGGACTTTGTTTGAGTTGTAAAAACGCTCGCAAAAACACAAATATTTTTGTACCTTGTAGATGTTTATGTTTTGCTCTTGTTTATAGATCCTTGGAAGTGGGATGTCAAACAAGATGTGGGAGGCTCTTTTAGAACATGCAAAGACTTGTGTCTTGAGTGGGAAGCTTTATGTTTATTATACTGAAGATACAAGAAATGTTGGTGTTGTTTTTAACAACATCTATGAGCTGAGTGGCCTCATCGCCGGGGAGCAGTTTCACTCTGCTGATGCTCTTTCTGACAGCCAGAAGGTGAATATTACCTTATTTTTTTCTTGGAAATATGGTCTCACTATATTATTACTAGGTGGTCAATCGTTTTGTTCTTTTGGATTACATATTTCAAAATCAAGTTTCCTTGTCTGACAAGGATTTATATTTGAcacgtattttttttttcccgaagAGTTGAAAATGATATCATCACCAAGGAGCATTAGCAAGAGGGAGATGAATTTTTCTGATAATTCAAGTTTAAAGGATGTGCTTTTTTAAGTGCTATGGTTCTTTGTTCTTCTTGTGATCTTTTGTTATACTCGTAAAAGTATGGAAGTTATGAAGAGGCCCCTGTAACTACAATGTTTTCGAACTAGTTATGTACTTTCTGTTGCTGACTGAAAAATGGTTTTACTTCTAAAATCATGGGCAGTTGAAAGTCCTAGAGTTCTAGATGCTATATtcatttttaatcttttgtgGTCAATAATTGACAATGGAAAGgtcaaatacaaaaaaaattgtacaatgCTTATGTTTGTGCAGGTCTACGTAGATGCGCTGGTGAAGAAAGCATACGACAACTGGGATCAAGTTATTCAGTATGATGGCAAGTCACTTCTAAACTTCAAGCAGAGTAAGAGGCCAGCTGCACCCCGAACTGAATTTCAAATGGGCCCAATCAATTACTCTGAAGCTTCTGATCAACTGCAACTACATCACACATCAAATTCAGTTCACTCAGAGCAGCCTCCATTGGATCCAGCCCTACCAATTGGAGGTAAGCATTGCGCCTGCATGAGCATTGAACCTTTGGTTTTTTGGTGGGGAGAGGGAGTAATCCCATCCACTCATGGTTGAcctcataaaatttatttgtggAAGTAATTATTCAGTCAGAAAAAGAATAAGTAATCAATAAAGATAAGATAAGCTAAAACAGTGAAGGTGTTAAGTGTCCTTTGCTTGTGTGGAATATAACTTCAGGCAAAATATGAAAGTGTAGGATTTATAAATAGTGCTACACTGACTATATTTACAGAACAGAACCTGGAAAATCCTGAAGATGTGGGATGTCAAATCCTACAAAAATGAGCACAAAATTCAGTACACTTGCCTGACTACTCATCAGCAACTTGGGTAGTTCACTTTGGTCACTAAAATATGATTTAGTGATTTATAGGACAACCTTTATTATTTCTCAACTATGATTTAGGATCTACAGCTACTTTTAAAATTTGTTAACTTTATACATAGTATTCTTACAAACACCTTAGCGGATCAAAGCTGTAGAGTTTTAGAAGTGCCAGTCTATATAACTACGTAAAACTTGTATGTCTATGACCCATATCAGTGGAGTTATAATTTATGTTACAAAACCGAGCCTAAGCTTGTAATAAAAAATGCCATTGGAATGTAAGTGAACTTTTTGGTCGCACACTTACACCATATATTCTTTACACTTGTTGAGTTTTTATGGAATGCCTTGCACTTAATTTTTCCCTAAAGTAGAGCATCTGTTGTTTTCTGTCATGAaacctttccttccttcctttgCTATTCAAATTGTCCATACGTAGTAGCTGCTAAGGCTGACACAGCCACACACAGCCACACCCACCCACACAATCCTACCCCCCTGCCGCACATGCACACCCACACATGGGCACATGCGCTATTCAAATTGTTCATAAGTAATAGCTGCTAAGGCTGACGCACACATGCTTTCCTTCCGTTGCTATTCAAATTGTCCATACGTAATAGCTGTTAAGGCTGACACACCCGCCTGCGCCCACAACACACACCACACCACCCCACTGCACACACACGCACGTGTATGCACACAATGCATGTATTGACATATCCCACCATCACATGAAGACGATAGCCACAGTCATAtgtatgcccacaatgcatgtATTGACGTATGCCGCCGTCACATGAAGACGATAGCTGGATAGGGTCCTTATTATGATTATATTTtggcttattttttttattatggtcCTCATCAGGGTATAATGACAGTCTATCAACAAGATACTTGACCCAGCCACTTGTAAATTCCAATTCTCATACCCAGTTTGATGGCGCTGGATTTGCACTGGATGACCAATTGGTCAGCAATTCTCATCAGGTACAAAGCACAAGAAATGACCACAATGCTGTTGGTTTGGCTCGTGGTCCACCACAATCATCTACATCAGGATTTCAGACTATCAATCCTGCTCAGACATCCACTCTTAATCCTATAGATGACTGGACAACCAACCGAGATTTCTTTTCAGAGGAAGAGATTCGCATTAGGAGTCATGAGATGCTTGAAAATGAGGATATGCAGCATTTGCTTAGAATCTTAAGTATGGGAGGAGGCCATGGCCCCATTGATGTGCCCGATGATGGGTTTTCATTCCCCTCATATGTGCCCTCACCAATGCCCAACTTTGAGGAAGATCGCACCCGTCCTGGAAAAGCTGTTGTGGGGTGGCTGAAAATTAAGGCAGCAATGAGATGGGGTTtctttgtgaggaagaaagctGCTGAGAGACGGGCACAGATTGTGGAGATAGAGGATGAATAGAAGCCCATTCAAAGGTAATACAAGGTTCTTGCTGTGATGTCATTGTTCCAAGGATTTTGGGCATTATTCTGCAAGTTAAAACTTTTAATCAGTGCCAGCAACAACTTGAGGTTTTAGGACTGATTGAAGATGTCGGTTTTAGAAGTCTTGATAAATGACTGACATCTGTGGATATCTGTTGGATGGCAATGAATCTGTTCTTGTACAGTTGCCTGTACAGTAAGTCCTctgtttatttttcttactcGTGAAGATTTCTCCCATCACTCTGCGAATGACATAGGGCCCTGGTTTCTAATGGGTAAATTTCGTATTAGCTCTTCTTGTTGACATGCTAGGCGGAGCCGGCCACGTATTTTTAGGATGACTATAATCAGTTGTTTTGGTTAAACATTGCAGGCGGGTGCTGGTGGCTAGTGTTCTATATTATTGTGTTAGTTGcttttgtaatttgaattgactGGAATTCTTGTACTTTAGACAGTCATTACTTGTTTTCACCTAGTCTTGAATTTGAGTTTCCGTGTTTTTAGTACCGAAATCAGCATAACATAGCGAGATCTGGTAACACCATATTAAGTTTCGATTGTGTAAATTGGATGAGGTGGTAACACCAGAATCTAAGGGTTGACATGTGGAGGCCAAATGGGATTTGTGAGGACGATTGGATGCAGTTTCTATCAGGGATCATACCGCAGTTAGGCCTCGTATATGTCCCAGAAGTCGCGTGACATGAAATTTGTGATGAACCCCAGAAATCGTGTAATTCTACGCAATCTTTAAGCCTGGATAGCCTGGGATTCGTACACAGGAGTATTGGATCAATGCCTTgtggtttctatttttttttttttttttttttctggtttggAATGCATTCCGGCTTCGGTTTTACTGACCCTACTTTTTCGGTGGTGTTTGGGTTAAATGGTGGCACAATTTAAGAACGTATTTGGAAGGTTGAAATGCTAGTTGCCTGCCTGCCACTTGGGAGTAGGAAGGAGGAAGGATCATCTTTTGACTGCATGGGACTCAATCACGATTGTTACGAACCGACCGATTTTGCGTTTAGGAGTACTTGTGACAATCATTCACGCGCACAGACGACTCAGCAATTGATGCAGTGGCAATCGTTCACGCGCACAGACGACTCAGCAATTAATTATGAACCAAACTTTCTTCTATCTTGTTACTTTGATCACATTACCCGCATCAGCAGTGTAATTAACTTTCTTCGTTTGCATCTCATGTCTCGTGATTATATAGTTGGTGCGACTGAGGCTGAAAAGATCTGACGATACCCTGAAGCTTTAATTGTGATTACTTCTCATGTCTAGTGATCATAGTTAGATTTAATTTGCGGTGCCAATTTAAGAGATTCACCGAACAAAAATTTTATAGTGCTTCACAGTATATTCTTGGGTTAAAATCTCTTCATCGAGTCCACCAATTAATATTGATACGCCTGACATGTCGAACAGGCCCCAGGGATCCAGCCCAATTTTTGCCTCAACTTTTCCATATTGCCATGCACAAacgaaatgaaaagaaataggGAATCTTGGTTTGCAAAAGTTGATTGTCCGAGAAACATGAAGCATAGTACAACACTGCATAAAATGtgctgacacaccccaaccccaAAGGTCTATTTGGActtcgaatcgagctgtgctggttGTCACcaggagggtgacgaagccataaaatgtagtgatgcgaaaaatatgaataaatttaaacctaaaagtgcctaaatataagagtgcgctagtgagcgggaatgaaccaatttcacacgtgatgtcaaagcataagtaaagtatagtagAGTAGATTGAGAATTATACTATCAAAGATCTTCAATGCCTAATTGCGAAGAATCCTCATCGATACgaaagctcagctactaaaacctggaggggcgaaaaataagggtgagtgggcctaaaaataaagttttataaattttttttgaaaacattataacccttcgctgtaaaacaagtatagtttccaaaataaacgtactacgtatagtatgaaaatacttaccgttaCCTGCAAAATCTCAAGACTTCAATATGTCACAAATTCATAAATAAGAATATAACTTCtagtaatcacaatatctcgcagaaataaataaatcacattgagtgctcatcgacatatgctgacgcacgagttcatgcagaggtattctaacataaacaggactgggtgtaataatgatttacgctctagtactacaatcacatgaagactggcaCTTTGCGCAACACATAtaagtcctaattgcctatagcaatctaggatagtactggcacctacaatggatctaaagtgagcgtacggtgcgatgtgcacatacaTGTGAAACATTGGCCCTAGCTcgggcgagtactaacaccggtgtagtaacgatgagcagataacataaataaaattatacagTGGTAAATTGATAATTCACGTCACCATAATACTAGTCACggccataaatataattaaggcatcaaTAATAATACGCATACCTGTGCATCCCGTAGAACGTAGCATAACCTCATAATTTCTATCAATGCGCTAAATCTTATAAACGTCTAGGTGTATTGTAGAAAACTCTTTATGAAATGtgtaaatggaaactaacaattatatatatactatataaaagaaatacCCACTCACAGTTACTTGCGATGTCACATCAGTTCAAGCTAGAAAAGTCGGAGTCTCCGATagtaatcgcacctaagcataatattggggcccattagtaaaactcaactaaaaagactaaatttggaaaaacagAGTGCAGATTTGGAATCTGTGTGTCGAATTACGCCAAAAGGGGTTCTgggcaaattttgtaaaatgtcaacgaaaaagtcaacggtcaaccctaaaaagtcaaccAAGACACACCGATGGTCAACTATgttaaaattttggaatttcactaaatggatgtcaaaaacggACTTGGGGTGTCGAAATTAGTCTAGGAGGGTTTACGAAAAATTTCCGAAAAAGTCAACATAAGGAATATTTCTGGGAATATTCTAGGAATATTCTTGATCCACATTGGAAATGGGCTGGGCCAGATCCTGGGTTCGGATCCGGATCCAGATCGCAGATCTGGGCTTtggatttttctttgttttttttttcttcgggtCGAGTTAACCTGCTAGGCTCCCAGGTTGAAACTACCGGACCAAGCAAAGAAGAAGGCTGGAATTCCTTGGCTCTGATCAACCTCAAACTTTACTAAACCTAGTCATGTAgtataccaaaatgaagatcAAGGAACAAGGATTCGAATAGTACCATTGGTTTCCCCGGCCATGGTTGGATTTCGCCGAAAACAACTCGAAAGTCGCCGGGTTCTCACTAGAAAAACTAGGTTAATTTCCAGGGGTGTTTTATGCGTCCAAAACATCACCAAAACATGTATACAACTCAAAAATCGAATCAAAACGTCAAAGAGGAAGAGATCAAAGGTATTTTGAGTCTTACCTCGTCGGAGTTCTCCATCCTctgtttctttgatttgagtGTGGACCTGAGGGTTAGTTCAAATTCTTGGCTCAGGGAGAGAGATGGAAAGAGGTGATGGTTGGGGTTTTGGTGACAATGCTTGCTGGAGTGGGAGCTGAGGGAGAAACGGGGAGAgctaaagagagagaaagggtgtGGTGACGTGGCGACAAATGAGATGAGGTATGGGAAAGTGGAAAGGAGAGGACACGGGAACAAAAAGGAGAGGAGACCCATGTGGGTGGGTCCCACGAACACAAATATcctataagaaaataataaaatagtaaggGAGAATATCtgaaataatgaatttactaaaatgccttTCTACTTCGTAGTTTCATTAAATCTTCATCGtagctccaaattcaattccgtTTGTGCCAATGCGTTCATACCATTGAGTACTTTGAGAATACGGTAAAATAATAGCTCTTATGCGTCGTGAAGTGATGGTCAaagaaagtcaacaatctctaTTCTAAAGGCATTTTGGTacctcacgcttttaaaat from Pyrus communis chromosome 4, drPyrComm1.1, whole genome shotgun sequence harbors:
- the LOC137731244 gene encoding calmodulin-binding protein 60 B-like, with product MHTRLMERTNSMRGKRPMEGGEEEQAERKRPALASVIIEALKVDSLQKLCSSLEPILRRVVSEEVERALAKLGPARVNGRSSPKRIEGPNGQNLQLEFKSNLALPIFTGGKVEGEQGAAIHVVLVDTNTGRVVTSGPESSVKLDIVVLEGDFNNEDDEGWTQEEFDTHVVKEREGKRPLLTGDLQVTLKEGVGTLGDLTFTDNSSWIRSRKFRLGLKVASGFCEGMRIREAKTEAFTVKDHRGELYKKHYPPALNDEVWRLEKIGKDGAFHKRLNKAGIFTVEEFLQLVVRDSQKLRNILGSGMSNKMWEALLEHAKTCVLSGKLYVYYTEDTRNVGVVFNNIYELSGLIAGEQFHSADALSDSQKVYVDALVKKAYDNWDQVIQYDGKSLLNFKQSKRPAAPRTEFQMGPINYSEASDQLQLHHTSNSVHSEQPPLDPALPIGGYNDSLSTRYLTQPLVNSNSHTQFDGAGFALDDQLVSNSHQVQSTRNDHNAVGLARGPPQSSTSGFQTINPAQTSTLNPIDDWTTNRDFFSEEEIRIRSHEMLENEDMQHLLRILSMGGGHGPIDVPDDGFSFPSYVPSPMPNFEEDRTRPGKAVVGWLKIKAAMRWGFFVRKKAAERRAQIVEIEDE